The window GGAGACCTCTTCAACCCTGAAGAAGGAATGATAACAGTCCATCATGGAATTTCTCTAGAAACGTCAGAGCTGAATCAGTTGCTTAATGTAGGAAAGCAGCTGGTTAATGATGAGGTGGGCCTTGTAGTGTGCCAGAAAGTTATCCACCCGTCGTTGAAACAGTATCTGAAAGAGAACCAAGTCATGGTTGTGGACAGAGCTGGGCTATCTGTGATGGAACCCCTGAGTCAAATGACAGGTAACGAGCAAGTTTTCTGCACTAAGTTGTTACCCTCGATGTTAGTCTTGAAGTGGAAACCTACTGTCATTGCTTAGCAGCAGAGCAAGTGTTTCAAACCAGAAGGTGCTCCTTCCTTGTCTGAAAGCAATTTTAAGTGACTGGCTAGCTGTAATGATGACATACTACCCAGATGATCACTGGTTGCTCCTTGAGGAGTATCTAATTCTAGCAACCATTCTAGCAGATGTAGATTATTTTCAAACTCCTTTCTAATGAGAGTCATAAGGTTACCTATTACCTTAAAGTAAAACTAAATCTTGCACTGTGAAAATGTGCTGGTTTCTGCTTGTAATTTCTTCTGTGGTCACAAATGTTAGATATTGaagaatgtaatttaaaaagccAAGAGGGGCAAAAAATGTTCATGCTTTATGAAACGCAACAGGCATCTGTTCTGAGGACGTTCATACATGCTGTTCTCTACTTTTCTTAATTGGGCAGGTTCCAAGTCTATAGCTTCCATACATTCGTTTTCTCCCAGTTGTTATGGAAGTTTGAAGGATGTGTGCACTAAGAGTTTTGGCTCAAAACATTTTGTCCATCTAATTCCTAATGACACAGTTGTCTGCAGCTTGGTACTCTGTAACAGAAATGAAACGACGTGGGATGAACTGAAGGTGGGCAcgttttcttgaaatatttcttgaaaaaaatcatgcttttagtggaaaaaagaaagagtaaaggaaaacataaatacagtgagtttaaaaaatatttggttCCCAAGTGAAACTTAGTTAGATTTAAGGAAATAGCTCCAAAAAAGTGATTTAGAAATTCTATTGTTTACAGACTTTCAAAATCTTTGGAGTGCTTCTGTTCCTTTAACACCTCTATTTTAATGCTGGAAGTTCTTCAGAGAGAAATTTTTCACCTGTTCTTAAAGCCAGTGCTAggtaaatgttttcattctcaTCCTTGGTTAATAGGAGCACAAAAAAAGTTGCCCATCAAAAGTCACCAGCAATGCCTGCAAGGCTAGTCAGGCATAGTTCTTCATTGAGTAGTTACTCTAAAAATGGTGGTGATATTGGTTGACTTTGTAAATCAGCTTtgcaaaaaggaataaaatacagcattttttctgttcttccataTGGAGCGTAGACAAAGACTATTCTTCAGTTATTAAACATGGTTTTGGAAGTGACGTGCCAAGTTTATATTCACACCATTCAAATTTATGAAGTCTCTCCCAGGAATTACTAAAAATCTTTATTCCagtaggtgtttttttttttcttttgtttgttttaagtgtgtgtgtgaaatcTTATATATTATGGTATGTGTAACAAAAAATTCATATGGTTTTCAGCGTGCATGTGAAACTGCAGAGCATGTGTTACAGTTAACAATTAAGGAACCCTTGGCTTTGTTAGGAGGTGGCTGTACAGAAAGTCATTTGGCTTCATATATAAGATACAAGGTATGTTTAAGacgagttttttttttttttttttaagctggttAATATACGTAGGAAGCAAAACTTTTAATAGAATTATTGTTACAGTTTGCACTTGTCATTTTTAGGTTAATGTTGCACTTCTGTATAACCTCAAAACAAAGGTGTTTTTGAAGCCCTCTGCTAGGGGCATCTTTTTCAGAATTTAATACTGTATTTGTATCTGCTAGTGTTTCTTTAGGTATCTATAATAGTGTTtaagtgttaaaataaaaattgagggTTTTTTATTGAATGATAATCTGCATAACTCAGCTTTGACATCTCTAGAATTTTTTTCTATCAGAAAAAtctaacagtttttctgttaaGGCTGAaccatctttaaaaataacagcactTCAAATGTTTGACTAAAGCTATTTCTGTAAAACTGTTCtaattttttcttgcttttgttttttttttagacttgtAGTCTGTCCACTAGCAGCTTTAAAGATGCAGATTATTCTCAGACACAATACCAGTTGATTGCTGATGCTTTTTGCTGCTCCCTGGAGTCTGTAGCTTGCTCTCTGAGTCATGATGATGAAATTCTCACAGACACGGTTTATGGACACTGTTGGCTTGTCCCGTCAGGTTTTCCCTCTGTCTCTAATTGGTCAGATTTACTCTCAAAATGTGGCTGCGGAATTAACAGTAATACTCAGAATCTCAACTGGAGGCTTTTGCGACCCCATTTTGGCTCTCCAACTCTACAGAGCTGCCCAGAAGAGCCTTCAATAAAGGCTGCTGACTTGCTGACACTGGACTGTTTTGCTGCAAAGTACAGTGGCCTACAAGTAGCTGTGGAGACAGCCAATCTGATTTTGGATCTCAAATGCATAATTGAAGATCAAAATTAGCTCTGTGACATGAATTGTGTTGCACAGTGAGATacttaatcatagaatcaccgaatggtttgggttggaagggaactttaAAGTCCATCTAATTCCAGCTCACTGCCACGGGcggggacacctcccactagagcaggttgcccaaagccccatccagcctggccttgaacactgctggggatggggcacccacaactTTCTCAGCTACCTGTTGCAGTGCCTCTCCACCTTCATAGTAAAGGCCTTCTTAATGTCTAAtgtaaatctacccttttttagtttaaagccattcgcccttgtcctatcactacactccctgacaaagagtccctctcccgctttcctggaggcccgtCTTGGGTATTGGGAAGTCACTATTAGGGTCTACAAAGTAATTATAATTGAAAGCAGAGTAATATACAACATGTTACGGTACTTAGAAGTGGTTAGAGTATGGACAATAGACAGAAATTAAGTCTGTCAGCTATTAAATACTCTTCTGATTGTTAAGCTACTGACATAcagcattttcaaatgtttaacATGGTAGAAATTGCGAAATGATAAGCCAAATATTCAGCGAGTCACAGCAACATGACTTACAAGTATTCAAATTGGTATATTCAAAAGAGCGAACTACACTTCAAAAATTGTGTTTCTCGTGTCCTTCTAGGAGATTTGAATGTTCTGCTTCAGTAAATAAAATGCTGAATTGAAGGAGGCTGTCTGATGTTCCTCCTGTATTATGCAGTGTTGGATGTTTCTGTAAACTCTATGGCCTCTTCAAAGGAATGGGGAAAATGGATTTACTTGCTGAGGAAAACATGTTATGGATTAGAATTTATGTAGTCTCAGCAAAAGCTTTATATAGATTTTTGTACTGCAGCAAGACATTATCACTAGAATTTTTAATAttctaaataaaaagagaagggTTTCCTTAGCGAATACCTTGAGCAACTTACTGTCAAATTCTGCTCTGAAGTTCTATTACCTTTTCCTGTACTTTGTTTCTAAATTGCTGGAAGATTTTCAAttcatatataatttatttagcGAGTTAAAAATCAACCTGAAGATCTTAAGGTAGCAGGTAatggaaaatttaaaaagaaatggcaGACTAACTGACTTGGGGGtgggg is drawn from Anas platyrhynchos isolate ZD024472 breed Pekin duck chromosome 3, IASCAAS_PekinDuck_T2T, whole genome shotgun sequence and contains these coding sequences:
- the MKKS gene encoding molecular chaperone MKKS, with the protein product MSRLEAKKPSLFISDPLTKDTVSQSLSLLNRILKSCYGPAGRLKQLHNGVGGYVCVTSQSSAILGRLSVSHPVLKVLTASVQNHVARFSDCGLFTAILCCSLIENFRSLHVPSCTVIKISKDLLSLCTDYLKSEACGCRVSVDFSNLKTLLCLVRSVLTSKPACMLNATEVDHLTMLIVKAFMFTIPCHVETKAVLGKCVTVPVKGRRVLDSTVLPGLLIETPEIQFAKLPSVKRISSDTIKIALFCVSMSGDLFNPEEGMITVHHGISLETSELNQLLNVGKQLVNDEVGLVVCQKVIHPSLKQYLKENQVMVVDRAGLSVMEPLSQMTGSKSIASIHSFSPSCYGSLKDVCTKSFGSKHFVHLIPNDTVVCSLVLCNRNETTWDELKRACETAEHVLQLTIKEPLALLGGGCTESHLASYIRYKTCSLSTSSFKDADYSQTQYQLIADAFCCSLESVACSLSHDDEILTDTVYGHCWLVPSGFPSVSNWSDLLSKCGCGINSNTQNLNWRLLRPHFGSPTLQSCPEEPSIKAADLLTLDCFAAKYSGLQVAVETANLILDLKCIIEDQN